In a single window of the Amycolatopsis sp. cg5 genome:
- a CDS encoding FAD-dependent monooxygenase: protein MDTEVLVVGAGPTGLTMANELRVAGVPVVLVDRLPHRVTLSKAGGVQSRTQEAFDQRGLLEPLLDTGNHPISTVHFAGFTLPLTRDRHQRPWRSIPQVVIEGFLEGNLAAQDIHVRRDHEVTGIDQDADGVTATFANGETIRSRFLVAADGGHSTVRSLLGAEFPGRPGTVTTVAADVRLDGDPATHTRSEDGHWAAVFPLGTDPAGRPLRRLSLGGPGRSVPRDVPVTEDEIRTGLSAVFGSRVRLLELRYARRITNAARQAARYRHGRVFLAGDAAHVHLPFGAQGMNTGIQDAVNLGWKLGAAVHGWAPDHLLDSYHAERHPVAAAVLRNVQAQSLLMDQEGTCDPDLLAARELFADLTRLRDVQYHLDDMLSGMGIRYPMPGSDDLVGLPAPDRDLGPMRSHELLRRGHGVLLDPADRFAKLADLWQDRVVRAGQGAGGEPMLIRPDGYVCWAGDPDELEPALGHWFGEAC, encoded by the coding sequence ATGGACACCGAAGTGCTCGTCGTCGGCGCGGGGCCGACCGGATTGACGATGGCCAACGAACTGCGGGTGGCGGGGGTGCCGGTCGTGCTGGTCGACAGGCTGCCGCACCGGGTCACACTGTCGAAGGCGGGCGGTGTGCAATCACGCACGCAGGAGGCGTTCGACCAGCGGGGCCTGCTGGAACCGTTGCTGGACACCGGGAATCACCCGATCAGCACCGTCCATTTCGCCGGTTTCACGCTCCCGCTCACCCGGGACCGGCATCAGCGGCCGTGGCGGTCCATCCCGCAGGTGGTGATCGAAGGTTTCCTGGAGGGAAACCTTGCCGCACAAGACATCCATGTCCGGCGCGACCATGAGGTGACCGGCATCGACCAGGACGCCGACGGAGTCACCGCGACCTTCGCGAACGGCGAGACCATCCGGAGTCGTTTCCTGGTCGCGGCCGACGGCGGGCACAGCACGGTGCGGTCGTTGCTGGGCGCCGAGTTCCCCGGCAGGCCGGGCACGGTGACCACGGTCGCCGCCGACGTGCGGCTGGACGGCGACCCGGCGACGCACACACGGAGCGAGGACGGGCACTGGGCGGCGGTGTTCCCGCTCGGCACCGATCCGGCGGGCAGGCCGTTGCGCCGGCTCTCGCTGGGTGGGCCGGGCCGGTCGGTGCCGCGAGACGTACCGGTCACCGAGGACGAGATCCGCACAGGGCTGAGTGCCGTCTTCGGCTCGCGGGTGCGGCTGCTCGAACTGCGCTACGCGCGCCGCATCACCAACGCGGCCAGGCAGGCCGCGCGGTATCGGCACGGGCGGGTGTTCCTGGCGGGCGATGCCGCCCATGTCCATCTGCCGTTCGGCGCGCAGGGGATGAACACCGGGATCCAGGACGCGGTCAACCTCGGCTGGAAGCTCGGCGCCGCGGTGCACGGGTGGGCGCCGGACCACCTGCTCGACAGCTATCACGCCGAACGGCATCCCGTCGCGGCCGCGGTGCTGCGCAACGTCCAGGCACAGAGCCTGCTGATGGATCAGGAAGGCACCTGCGATCCGGATCTGCTGGCCGCCAGGGAGTTGTTCGCGGACCTGACGCGGCTGCGAGACGTGCAGTATCACCTCGACGACATGCTGTCCGGCATGGGAATCCGCTACCCGATGCCGGGCAGCGATGACCTCGTCGGCCTTCCCGCGCCGGATCGGGACCTCGGCCCGATGCGGTCGCACGAGTTGCTGCGGCGTGGGCACGGCGTCCTGCTCGACCCGGCCGACAGGTTCGCCAAGCTCGCGGATCTGTGGCAGGACCGGGTCGTTCGCGCGGGTCAGGGCGCCGGTGGCGAGCCGATGCTGATCCGGCCGGACGGTTACGTGTGCTGGGCGGGCGACCCGGACGAGCTCGAACCGGCGCTCGGCCACTGGTTCGGCGAGGCGTGCTGA
- a CDS encoding Lrp/AsnC family transcriptional regulator: MESDSDELDRRLVHALQINGRAPFSLIAEVLGVSDRTIARRYARLRSAGAVRVLGGVDPTALGAVLWLLRVRCAPAASLPVAEALARRPDTSWVSITSGGTEITGTVRTESEADSETLLLAKLPRTPRVESVTAHSVLHTFYGGPDSLVAKLGSLDETEIERLSPPPVSHRPGPVRLDDGDRKLLAALAIDGRAEFEHLATLTGWSPTTVRRRMTELRERGVLYLDIDVDRDLFGLGARTLLWLSVAPARLAEAGTALAGHPEIAFAAATTGPTNLFASVMCADQRALYRYLTTSVAALPAITHIETAPVIKTVKQAANRM; encoded by the coding sequence GTGGAATCCGACTCCGACGAGCTGGACCGGCGGCTCGTGCACGCGCTCCAGATCAACGGCAGGGCCCCGTTCAGCCTGATCGCCGAAGTACTCGGCGTCTCGGACCGCACCATCGCCCGCCGCTACGCCCGGCTCCGATCGGCAGGCGCGGTACGGGTACTCGGCGGCGTCGACCCGACAGCGCTCGGCGCGGTCCTGTGGCTCCTGCGAGTTCGGTGCGCGCCGGCCGCCTCGCTTCCGGTCGCCGAGGCACTGGCCCGGCGCCCCGACACGTCCTGGGTGAGCATCACCTCCGGAGGCACGGAGATCACCGGCACGGTCCGCACCGAGAGCGAAGCCGACAGCGAAACGCTGCTGCTGGCCAAACTTCCCCGCACCCCACGCGTGGAGAGCGTGACCGCGCACTCCGTGCTGCACACCTTCTACGGCGGTCCGGACAGCCTCGTCGCCAAGCTCGGCTCACTCGACGAGACCGAGATCGAGCGGCTGAGCCCGCCACCTGTGTCACACCGGCCCGGACCGGTACGCCTCGACGACGGCGACCGCAAGCTCCTCGCCGCGCTCGCCATCGACGGCCGCGCCGAGTTCGAACACCTGGCAACGCTCACCGGCTGGTCACCGACCACGGTCCGCCGCCGCATGACCGAGCTTCGCGAACGCGGCGTCCTCTACCTGGACATCGACGTCGACCGAGACCTGTTCGGCCTCGGTGCCCGAACGCTGCTCTGGCTCTCGGTAGCACCGGCGCGCTTGGCGGAAGCGGGCACCGCACTGGCCGGCCACCCGGAGATCGCGTTCGCCGCCGCCACGACCGGCCCGACGAACCTGTTCGCGAGCGTGATGTGCGCCGACCAGCGCGCGCTGTACCGCTACCTGACCACGTCGGTCGCCGCGCTCCCGGCGATCACCCACATCGAGACCGCGCCGGTGATCAAGACCGTCAAACAGGCCGCGAACCGGATGTGA
- a CDS encoding CPCC family cysteine-rich protein, which produces MSDFPCPCCGHLMFDEPPGSYSICSVCFWEDDSLQLRWPDWAGGANRPSLIEAQDNYRRLGACEEHSLPHVRSARPDQSVEPGWRPIDSTVDSFEAKATQDAPWPDDLEVLYWWRPTFWRHP; this is translated from the coding sequence ATGTCCGATTTCCCATGTCCGTGCTGTGGACATCTGATGTTCGACGAGCCGCCGGGTTCGTACAGCATCTGCTCGGTGTGCTTCTGGGAGGACGACAGTCTCCAGCTCCGCTGGCCGGATTGGGCCGGTGGCGCGAACAGGCCTTCGCTCATTGAGGCGCAAGACAATTACAGGCGGCTTGGTGCATGCGAAGAGCACTCGCTGCCGCATGTGCGTTCTGCTCGGCCTGACCAGTCCGTGGAACCTGGGTGGAGGCCGATCGACTCGACCGTCGACAGCTTCGAAGCCAAGGCTACCCAGGACGCTCCATGGCCCGACGACCTCGAGGTCCTGTACTGGTGGCGGCCGACTTTCTGGCGTCACCCCTGA
- a CDS encoding endonuclease/exonuclease/phosphatase family protein, with product MSTVLAVLGILIMPTSAACTETTSAGSTISVLQLNICHGGTAACYRGDSVLAKAEEVIRSGRPQVLSVNEACSGDLDRLRTAMGPARALFVAARNLDGTPTLCRGSGQQYGNIIMVSSRFAGTAEETGTYAAQYTGADGYRELRSWACLRAAGLSACTTHLSADNAPTALAQCQDLMRRAASYPRPVVVVGDFNLKDQGSPSMRDCAPPGFSRRGDDDVQHVFASDDLAFSQTTKIDMMGTTDHPGWLATLTTTAPPATQG from the coding sequence GTGAGCACTGTCCTGGCGGTGCTCGGGATCCTGATCATGCCGACGTCGGCGGCATGTACCGAAACTACGAGCGCCGGTTCGACGATCAGCGTGCTCCAGCTCAACATCTGCCACGGTGGCACGGCCGCCTGCTATCGAGGTGACTCTGTGCTTGCCAAGGCGGAGGAAGTGATCAGGTCTGGCAGGCCGCAGGTGCTGTCGGTGAACGAGGCATGTTCGGGAGACCTCGACCGGCTGCGGACGGCCATGGGGCCCGCGCGGGCCCTGTTCGTCGCGGCACGCAACCTCGATGGCACGCCCACCTTGTGCCGTGGCAGCGGCCAGCAGTACGGCAACATCATCATGGTCTCAAGCAGGTTCGCCGGCACCGCCGAGGAGACCGGTACCTATGCAGCCCAGTACACGGGCGCGGACGGCTACCGGGAGCTGCGGTCCTGGGCATGTCTGCGCGCGGCCGGCCTCAGCGCCTGCACCACGCACCTGTCCGCGGACAACGCGCCGACCGCGCTCGCGCAATGCCAGGACCTGATGCGCCGCGCGGCGAGCTATCCGCGGCCGGTCGTCGTTGTCGGCGACTTCAACCTGAAGGATCAGGGCTCCCCCAGCATGCGGGACTGCGCCCCACCCGGGTTCTCCCGCCGAGGTGACGACGACGTCCAGCACGTGTTCGCCAGCGATGACCTGGCGTTCAGCCAGACCACCAAGATCGACATGATGGGCACGACCGATCACCCCGGCTGGCTGGCCACCCTGACCACCACGGCGCCTCCGGCCACTCAGGGGTGA
- a CDS encoding HD domain-containing protein gives MLVFELDRETQRLMPHDAELITSAATTASFLHREQTRYTRRNLPRVPYIEHPLRVALRLIRWGVDDAELIAAALLHDVAEDCADELLEIFGQTSESALDCLTRLYGARVSDWVGEVTNPGTHGGKVSITYAEHITVLAESGSHALLIKASDLKDNAGSIKHQLGHGQDEKMLRLLGKYLPVVAIVADGLSAVPPSISTATAAAELDKLAITLGQLAVEHGLGG, from the coding sequence ATGCTCGTCTTCGAGCTCGACCGCGAGACCCAGCGCCTGATGCCACACGACGCCGAACTCATCACCTCGGCGGCGACGACGGCATCGTTCCTGCACCGCGAGCAGACCCGCTACACCCGCAGGAACCTACCGCGCGTCCCCTACATCGAGCACCCGCTCAGGGTCGCGCTGCGCCTCATCCGCTGGGGTGTGGACGACGCCGAACTCATCGCGGCCGCCCTTCTGCACGACGTGGCCGAGGACTGCGCCGACGAACTGCTCGAGATCTTCGGGCAGACCAGCGAATCGGCGCTCGACTGCCTTACGCGGCTTTACGGCGCACGAGTCTCAGACTGGGTAGGCGAGGTCACCAATCCCGGTACGCACGGCGGAAAAGTCAGCATCACCTACGCCGAGCACATCACTGTTCTCGCCGAGTCGGGCTCGCACGCGCTGCTCATCAAGGCCAGCGATCTCAAGGACAACGCCGGCTCGATCAAACACCAGCTCGGCCATGGCCAAGACGAGAAGATGCTGCGCTTGCTGGGCAAGTACCTGCCGGTCGTCGCGATCGTCGCCGACGGGCTGTCCGCCGTGCCGCCCTCGATCAGCACAGCCACGGCCGCCGCCGAACTCGACAAGCTCGCGATCACCCTCGGGCAGCTGGCCGTCGAACACGGCCTCGGAGGCTGA
- a CDS encoding alpha/beta hydrolase, with protein MYFHGGGFVYGSPETAMSLTGNLVTRTGFRAFSLDYRLAPENPFPAAIDDTVSAYRALLDSGEPPSAIAFAGDSAGGGLAITACLAARDAGLPMPAAVVAFSPGLDMTRTGESMETKAGADPLFTRQGLDRNAAMYLGGQDPRQPLLSPAVLADLTGFPPMLLQAGTNEMILDDSTRMAARARAAGVDVVLDVTADVPHVFQAFAGILDEAGHALDRAALFLTQQLRH; from the coding sequence CTGTACTTCCACGGCGGCGGCTTCGTGTACGGATCACCCGAGACCGCGATGTCGTTGACCGGCAACCTGGTGACCAGGACCGGGTTCCGCGCGTTCTCGCTCGACTACCGCCTCGCCCCCGAGAATCCCTTTCCCGCCGCGATCGACGACACGGTCAGCGCCTACCGCGCCCTCCTCGACAGTGGCGAGCCGCCGTCGGCGATCGCGTTCGCCGGGGACTCCGCAGGCGGCGGCCTGGCCATCACCGCCTGCCTCGCCGCACGCGACGCGGGCCTGCCCATGCCCGCCGCGGTCGTGGCGTTCTCCCCGGGGCTCGACATGACCCGCACCGGTGAGAGCATGGAAACCAAGGCCGGAGCCGACCCGCTGTTCACCCGCCAGGGCCTGGACCGCAACGCGGCGATGTACCTCGGCGGCCAGGACCCTCGTCAGCCGTTGCTCAGTCCTGCCGTCCTCGCCGACCTCACCGGATTCCCGCCGATGCTCCTCCAAGCGGGCACGAACGAGATGATCCTCGACGACTCCACGCGCATGGCCGCCCGCGCGCGAGCGGCCGGAGTCGACGTCGTCCTCGATGTCACCGCCGACGTGCCGCACGTATTCCAAGCGTTCGCGGGCATTCTCGACGAGGCCGGCCATGCCCTCGACCGAGCGGCGCTCTTCCTCACCCAGCAACTTCGCCACTGA
- a CDS encoding LysR family transcriptional regulator: MLNLVQLKVLAAVARRGSVTGAAQELHYSQPSVSHHLARLEAATGVRLLQRVGRGVRLTPEGQLLANRAAEIVGRVDAAANELAAQAGLRAGRVRLAANASALSTIVPAAAAALARAHPGIELSLVDRHPVEALELLRHGEIDIALVFRHADTQLDDSEFRLVHIADDPIYLISRRSDDSLADHRDSAWIGGCERCLSELNAVCHQAGFTPRIASHSDDMVVMQALVAAGLGVTTLPGLALEAHRRPDIHATELTGFHRRIHAATYGEPPDPPAVAAVLAALSHEARSQ, translated from the coding sequence ATGCTGAACCTGGTGCAGTTGAAGGTTCTCGCCGCGGTGGCCCGGCGCGGGTCAGTGACCGGAGCGGCGCAGGAGCTGCACTACTCGCAGCCTTCGGTGAGTCATCACCTGGCCCGCCTGGAAGCGGCCACCGGCGTCCGGCTGCTGCAGCGGGTCGGCCGCGGCGTCCGGCTGACGCCGGAAGGACAGCTGCTGGCCAACCGGGCCGCGGAGATCGTGGGCCGGGTCGACGCGGCGGCCAACGAACTCGCGGCCCAGGCCGGCCTGCGAGCGGGGCGGGTCCGGCTGGCCGCCAACGCCTCCGCGCTCAGCACCATCGTGCCCGCGGCGGCCGCGGCACTGGCGCGGGCACATCCGGGGATCGAGCTGAGCCTGGTCGACCGGCACCCGGTCGAGGCACTGGAACTGTTGCGGCACGGCGAGATCGACATCGCCCTCGTCTTCCGGCACGCCGACACCCAGCTGGACGACAGCGAATTCCGCCTGGTCCACATCGCCGATGACCCGATCTACCTGATCAGCCGGCGATCTGACGACAGCCTCGCCGACCATCGCGACTCCGCCTGGATCGGCGGTTGCGAACGGTGCCTGAGCGAGCTGAACGCGGTTTGCCACCAGGCGGGCTTCACGCCCAGGATCGCGTCACACAGCGACGACATGGTCGTCATGCAGGCCCTGGTCGCCGCGGGCCTAGGCGTGACAACGCTGCCCGGCCTCGCGCTCGAGGCACACCGCAGGCCCGACATCCACGCCACCGAACTCACCGGCTTCCACCGCCGAATCCACGCCGCCACCTACGGCGAACCGCCCGACCCGCCCGCCGTCGCGGCTGTACTGGCCGCGCTCAGTCATGAAGCACGCTCGCAGTGA
- a CDS encoding dihydrofolate reductase family protein: MKVIGDITISADGYSAGLNQTEERPFGDDGGDGWGDKLHAWFADAPDENRAEIDQLGAYSAVIMGRNMFGPLRGDWDRPWNGWWGDNPPFHCPVFVLTHHAREPQPMEGGTTYNFVTDGIESALTQARAAAGDGIVSVLGGATTINQYLAAGLLDELRLHIVPLTLGSGTRIFESVPPLKLEQAAARATSVVTHVTYRVLR, encoded by the coding sequence ATGAAGGTGATCGGCGACATCACGATCTCGGCGGACGGCTACTCGGCCGGGCTCAACCAGACCGAGGAACGTCCGTTCGGCGATGACGGCGGTGACGGCTGGGGCGACAAGCTGCACGCCTGGTTCGCCGACGCGCCCGACGAGAACCGGGCCGAGATCGATCAGCTGGGCGCCTACTCGGCGGTCATCATGGGCCGCAACATGTTCGGCCCACTCCGCGGAGACTGGGACCGGCCGTGGAACGGCTGGTGGGGCGACAACCCGCCGTTCCACTGCCCGGTCTTCGTCCTCACCCACCACGCCCGCGAGCCCCAGCCGATGGAGGGCGGCACCACCTACAACTTCGTCACCGACGGCATCGAGTCGGCACTGACCCAGGCACGTGCCGCGGCGGGTGACGGCATTGTCTCCGTACTGGGCGGCGCGACCACCATCAACCAGTACCTCGCCGCAGGCCTGCTCGACGAACTGCGGCTGCACATCGTGCCGCTCACGCTCGGCTCCGGCACCCGGATCTTCGAGAGCGTCCCGCCACTGAAGCTGGAGCAGGCCGCGGCGCGGGCGACCAGCGTGGTAACACACGTGACCTACCGAGTGCTTCGGTGA
- a CDS encoding sporulation protein has protein sequence MVFKKMLQKFGVGGPSVDTVLSESRCHPGGLLSGEVRLTGGEADADIEHIALSLVVRGGRAGSLTEFHRVVVSGATRLEAKQQRTIPFTMPVPWETPVTEVTGQALPGIEVGLRTELAIAKAVDKGDLDPVIVAPAPAHDAVLDAFGQLGFGFKSVELEAGRVHGLRQELPFYQEIAFYPSGPYAGRLSEVELVVVAERDGVQVVLEADRRGGDVQARFAVGHEEALDTEWARLIGDWLDRVAAQHGHHGYGHHDEYGHHDGYGQRRGPGMGAVVAGAAAGVVGGMVLGEVLDDAFEDDE, from the coding sequence ATGGTCTTCAAGAAGATGCTGCAGAAGTTCGGCGTCGGCGGCCCGTCGGTGGACACCGTGCTGAGCGAGTCGCGGTGCCACCCCGGCGGGCTGCTGTCCGGCGAAGTCCGGCTCACCGGCGGCGAAGCCGATGCCGACATCGAGCACATCGCGTTGTCACTGGTGGTCCGAGGCGGCAGGGCCGGTTCACTGACGGAGTTCCACCGCGTGGTCGTGTCCGGTGCGACCAGGCTCGAGGCCAAGCAGCAGCGCACCATCCCGTTCACCATGCCCGTGCCATGGGAGACACCGGTGACCGAGGTGACCGGCCAGGCGCTGCCCGGCATCGAGGTGGGGCTGCGCACCGAGCTGGCGATCGCCAAGGCGGTGGACAAAGGCGACCTCGACCCGGTCATCGTGGCACCGGCACCGGCTCACGACGCGGTGCTCGACGCGTTCGGACAGCTCGGGTTCGGTTTCAAATCGGTGGAGCTGGAAGCGGGCAGGGTGCATGGCCTGCGGCAGGAACTCCCGTTCTACCAAGAGATCGCGTTCTATCCCTCCGGTCCGTACGCGGGCCGGCTCAGCGAGGTGGAACTCGTCGTCGTCGCGGAGCGGGACGGCGTTCAGGTCGTGCTGGAGGCGGACCGGCGAGGTGGCGACGTCCAGGCCCGGTTCGCGGTCGGCCACGAGGAAGCTCTCGACACCGAGTGGGCTCGGCTGATCGGCGACTGGCTCGACCGGGTGGCGGCCCAGCACGGGCATCACGGATACGGCCATCACGACGAATACGGTCACCACGACGGGTACGGCCAGCGTCGCGGACCCGGCATGGGCGCCGTGGTGGCGGGTGCCGCGGCGGGCGTGGTCGGCGGCATGGTGCTCGGCGAGGTTCTCGACGACGCTTTCGAGGACGACGAGTGA
- a CDS encoding APC family permease, translating to MSRPGPDTGHTSLAKNVLGVPGIVFLVLAAVAPLTGMVVIAAIGIAVGNGGGMVAAFILATVVLLLFAVGYAQMSKVLTSAGGFYAFVVKGLGKTMGLVAGFVAMLGYNCFVAGAIGTSGFFTAAVFKDVLGLDLDWSVWSAISVVLVFLLSRRGIDVSAKVLGVSLVLEVSILLILDFSVLFQHGFSFDAFAPSVMLQGASGLALLFAANAFIGFEATALFGEEAKNPRRTIPRATYIAIGFIGAFAAFTTWAVVSAIGVMQAQGVAAAHLSAGDLVFSVSQEYLGGALTKVMMLLLVVSLFAALLALHNSATRYLYSLGRARILPSPLGRTRASNGAPQHAALVQLVFGSAVALVFRLAGLDPVADLTASMTGFGTLGILTLQLLAAVAILVHFRRTRDRRVVKTFIAPGLGAVGLGLIVTLAIFNFSTLAGSSNGVVPQLPWLLLVVALAGLLMATWLRRFRPAIYQALETDLEREPAAGGVAATST from the coding sequence GTGAGCCGACCGGGTCCGGACACCGGCCATACTTCGCTCGCCAAGAACGTTCTCGGCGTGCCCGGCATCGTGTTCCTCGTGCTCGCCGCGGTCGCGCCGCTGACCGGCATGGTCGTGATCGCGGCGATCGGGATCGCGGTCGGCAACGGCGGCGGCATGGTCGCGGCGTTCATTCTCGCGACGGTCGTGCTGCTGCTCTTCGCGGTCGGCTATGCCCAGATGTCGAAAGTCCTCACCAGCGCGGGCGGCTTCTACGCCTTCGTGGTCAAGGGATTGGGCAAGACCATGGGCCTGGTCGCCGGGTTCGTCGCGATGCTCGGCTACAACTGCTTCGTCGCGGGAGCGATCGGCACCAGCGGGTTCTTCACCGCCGCGGTGTTCAAGGACGTGCTCGGTCTCGATCTCGACTGGAGCGTCTGGAGCGCGATCTCCGTCGTGCTGGTCTTCCTGCTCAGCAGGCGCGGCATCGACGTCAGCGCGAAAGTGCTGGGCGTCTCGTTGGTCCTCGAGGTGTCCATCCTGCTGATCCTGGACTTCAGCGTGCTGTTCCAGCACGGTTTCTCCTTCGACGCGTTCGCCCCGTCCGTGATGCTCCAGGGCGCGAGCGGGCTGGCCCTGCTGTTCGCCGCGAACGCGTTCATCGGATTCGAGGCGACGGCGCTGTTCGGCGAAGAGGCCAAGAACCCCAGGCGGACGATCCCGCGGGCGACCTACATCGCCATCGGGTTCATCGGGGCGTTCGCCGCGTTCACCACCTGGGCCGTGGTCAGCGCGATCGGCGTCATGCAGGCGCAGGGCGTCGCCGCCGCGCACCTGTCGGCCGGTGATCTGGTGTTCTCGGTGTCGCAGGAGTATCTGGGCGGCGCCTTGACCAAGGTGATGATGCTGCTTCTGGTCGTCAGCCTCTTCGCGGCCTTGCTGGCGCTGCACAATTCCGCCACCCGCTACCTGTATTCATTGGGCCGGGCCCGGATCCTGCCCAGCCCGCTCGGCCGGACCCGCGCGAGCAACGGCGCGCCGCAGCACGCCGCGCTCGTCCAACTGGTCTTCGGCTCGGCGGTGGCGCTGGTGTTCCGGCTCGCCGGCCTGGACCCGGTCGCCGACCTCACCGCCAGCATGACCGGCTTCGGCACCCTGGGCATCCTCACCTTGCAGCTGCTCGCGGCCGTCGCGATCCTGGTCCACTTCCGCCGGACTCGCGACCGCCGGGTCGTGAAAACGTTCATCGCACCCGGGCTGGGCGCCGTGGGCCTGGGGCTCATCGTGACACTGGCGATCTTCAACTTCTCGACGCTGGCCGGTTCCAGCAACGGCGTCGTTCCGCAGTTGCCGTGGCTGCTTCTGGTCGTAGCACTGGCAGGACTTCTGATGGCGACGTGGCTGCGCCGATTCCGCCCGGCGATCTACCAGGCGCTGGAAACCGACCTGGAACGCGAACCGGCGGCGGGCGGAGTCGCAGCGACATCGACGTAG
- a CDS encoding alpha/beta fold hydrolase produces the protein MVTRGGNVPTAQAELHRIATNGIHANVAVAGAGPAVVLLHGFPHTWQVWTEIIGPLSEHHRVIAPDLRGFGASTRAPHGYDAGTLAADVDGILDALAERGAAVVAIDAGVQVAALLALRRPDRIRRLVLMEAMLGSLPGAEDFLAAGPPWWFGFHAVPGLAEMVLTGHEAQYIDWFLTTGTRGRGVPPDIHAAFVNAYTGTDALRCAFAYYRALPTTARQINAAVATGRLTMPTLAIGAHPVGAALERQLRPIADDLTAHVIPDCGHIIPLDRPEELLHLMTPFLTAETRRRAAPSA, from the coding sequence ATGGTAACCAGAGGAGGCAACGTGCCCACAGCTCAGGCCGAGCTGCATCGGATCGCGACCAACGGCATCCACGCCAACGTCGCCGTGGCGGGCGCCGGGCCAGCGGTCGTCCTGCTGCACGGTTTCCCGCACACCTGGCAGGTCTGGACCGAGATCATCGGCCCGCTGTCCGAGCACCACCGGGTCATCGCGCCCGACCTGCGTGGCTTCGGCGCCAGCACCCGCGCACCGCACGGATACGACGCGGGCACCCTGGCCGCCGACGTCGACGGAATCCTCGACGCTCTCGCCGAACGCGGCGCGGCCGTGGTCGCGATCGACGCAGGCGTCCAGGTCGCGGCTCTGCTCGCCCTGCGACGGCCCGACCGGATACGACGGCTGGTCCTCATGGAAGCGATGCTGGGCTCACTTCCCGGCGCCGAGGACTTCCTCGCGGCCGGCCCGCCATGGTGGTTCGGCTTCCACGCCGTCCCCGGTCTCGCCGAGATGGTCCTGACCGGCCACGAGGCGCAGTACATCGACTGGTTCCTCACCACCGGCACCCGCGGCCGGGGCGTGCCGCCGGACATCCACGCCGCGTTCGTCAACGCCTACACCGGAACCGATGCCCTCCGCTGCGCCTTCGCCTACTACCGGGCGCTGCCCACGACCGCCCGCCAGATCAACGCCGCTGTGGCAACCGGCAGGCTCACGATGCCCACGCTGGCGATCGGCGCCCACCCGGTCGGCGCGGCGCTGGAACGACAGCTACGGCCCATCGCCGACGACCTCACCGCACACGTCATCCCGGACTGCGGTCACATCATTCCCTTGGACCGTCCCGAAGAACTGCTCCACCTCATGACACCGTTCCTCACTGCGGAGACACGCCGTCGAGCAGCCCCTTCCGCTTGA
- a CDS encoding winged helix-turn-helix transcriptional regulator: MTTRSARKTGTGRGDLFDPVCPTRQLLDRIGTKWTSMAVKVLAAAAPDEVRFAELRRQMPGVSQKMLSVTLQSLVRDGLVARRVEATVPPRVHYRLTGLGLSLETPLAALRAWAEEHMAEIDHANAQADSL, from the coding sequence GTGACCACTCGGTCAGCACGCAAGACGGGCACCGGACGCGGTGATCTGTTCGATCCCGTGTGCCCGACACGTCAACTGCTGGACCGCATCGGCACGAAATGGACTTCGATGGCGGTCAAGGTGCTCGCCGCGGCGGCTCCGGACGAGGTGCGGTTCGCCGAGCTGCGCCGTCAGATGCCTGGCGTGTCCCAGAAAATGCTGTCGGTGACTCTGCAAAGCCTCGTCCGCGACGGGCTGGTCGCCCGCCGGGTGGAGGCGACCGTGCCGCCGCGGGTGCACTATCGCCTCACCGGCTTGGGCCTGTCATTGGAAACGCCGCTGGCGGCACTTCGGGCCTGGGCCGAGGAACACATGGCCGAGATCGACCACGCGAACGCACAAGCCGACTCTCTTTAG